Proteins from a genomic interval of Panthera uncia isolate 11264 chromosome C1 unlocalized genomic scaffold, Puncia_PCG_1.0 HiC_scaffold_4, whole genome shotgun sequence:
- the MOB3C gene encoding MOB kinase activator 3C, which yields MALCLKQVFAKDKTFRPRKRFEPGTQRFELYKKAQASLKSGLDLRTVVRLPPGENIDDWIAVHVVDFFNRINLIYGTMAERCSETSCPVMAGGPRYEYRWQDERQYRRPAKLSAPRYMALLMDWIEGLINDEDVFPTRVGVPFPKNFQQVCTKILTRLFRVFVHVYIHHFDSILSMGAEAHVNTCYKHFYYFIREFSLVDQRELEPLREMTERICH from the exons ATGGCACTGTGCCTGAAGCAGGTGTTCGCCAAGGACAAGACATTCCGGCCTCGGAAGCGCTTCGAACCAGGCACACAGCGCTTCGAGCTGTACAAGAAGGCACAGGCATCACTCAAGTCAGGCCTGGACCTGCGCACTGTGGTGAGGCTGCCACCAGGAGAGAACATCGACGACTGGATCGCCGTGCACGTGGTAGACTTCTTCAATCGCATCAACCTCATCTATGGCACCATGGCTGAGCGCTGCAGTGAGACTAGCTGCCCGGTCATGGCCGGAGGGCCCCGCTATGAGTACCGCTGGCAGGACGAGCGCCAGTATAGGCGGCCTGCCAAGCTCTCAGCGCCGCGCTACATGGCCTTGCTCATGGACTGGATTGAGGGCCTCATCAATGACGAGGACGTCTTTCCCACTCGTGTTG GAGTTCCCTTCCCCAAGAACTTCCAGCAGGTCTGCACCAAGATCCTGACCCGCCTCTTCCGTGTCTTTGTCCACGTCTACATTCACCACTTTGACAGCATCCTCAGCATGGGGGCTGAGGCACATGTCAACACCTGCTATAAACACTTCTACTATTTCATCCGCGAGTTCAGCCTGGTGGACCAGCGGGAGCTAGAGCCACTG AGGGAGATGACAGAGCGGATCTGTCACTGA